A stretch of DNA from Spirosoma endbachense:
TTCAAAACGAGGGAGAATAGCTTGTTTGCTGAGATGATCTTCTGCATATTTTCGAGCGTTGAGCCGGTATTGATGTAATTGAGGAGAGCGAAGGGCTAGAAGAATTTCATTGGCTAGCTTATCTGCTTGTTCGGGTTCAACTACCCATCCTAATTGATTATCAACAATAATATCTCTCAACGAGGTATTAGTGTCAGCAGAAACAATAGCACCACCACCTACAGATAGTATGTTTACAAACTTTGACGGCATAACCAAGTCAGATGTTGCCCGCTTTTGAATCACCAAATGAATATCTGCAATAGATAGCATGCGGGGCAACTCAGAATAAGGTATTGGAGCTAAAAAACGTATATTCTTTAGCATCTTCTGTTCTGCCTGTTCAACCAATTTTTTTCGGGCAACACCTTCACCCACAACCAAAATAGTTATGTCTGAATATTGGCTTAGCTGGGCTGCGACCTCGATCAAAATTTCCAGGCCTTGCTTTTCACCTATATTACCCGAGTAAAGCACTATTTTATCAGTTCCGCTGAATCCTAATTCAGTCCGTAAAGATTCCTGAGCTGGAATAGGGCGCATTGTATCTATATCTGTCCAATTCTCTAACATAAAATAGTTAGCTGCAGGTGTTCCTTTAGAAAGGATATTACGTTTCATTCCTTCACTAATACTCGATACACATTCAGCATTACGCAATAAATATCGTTCTATGCTATCTAAGAAGCTGAGCAGCTGTTTATTTTTAATTAAACCTAAATTACGAGCGGCATCAACCTGCAAGTCCTGGATATGGAATACAAATGGCGTTTTTTTGAGCCGGCTAAATATATAAGGCACCCAGCCAGCCAGAAGTGGTGGACAAACGCCTATTAATACATCATATCGTCTAAATAATACCCTTAACCAAT
This window harbors:
- a CDS encoding WcaI family glycosyltransferase codes for the protein MRILLYSISYSPEVAGSGRFNGELTKWLAEQGHHVDVITAHPYYPEWKVRSEYRHKGWFTEKADNLSVFRTPLYVPEHVTGKTRILHELSFAINSLVHWLRVLFRRYDVLIGVCPPLLAGWVPYIFSRLKKTPFVFHIQDLQVDAARNLGLIKNKQLLSFLDSIERYLLRNAECVSSISEGMKRNILSKGTPAANYFMLENWTDIDTMRPIPAQESLRTELGFSGTDKIVLYSGNIGEKQGLEILIEVAAQLSQYSDITILVVGEGVARKKLVEQAEQKMLKNIRFLAPIPYSELPRMLSIADIHLVIQKRATSDLVMPSKFVNILSVGGGAIVSADTNTSLRDIIVDNQLGWVVEPEQADKLANEILLALRSPQLHQYRLNARKYAEDHLSKQAILPRFEAMLSKLVNSYS